The proteins below come from a single Acidobacteriota bacterium genomic window:
- a CDS encoding PQQ-binding-like beta-propeller repeat protein, with protein MLMKRVGLVVGLAAVLGVSLGASENWTRFRGPNGLGVSDATNVPVDFGPTKNVKWKAPLPNGHSSPVLTDTHIFLTGHSAEKDAYKLFVLALDRQTGKQLWQHEVPRLQPGRRENVNGPASPSPVTDGTNVYFFFQDFGLISYTADGKERWRLPLGPFNMFYGFGASPILEDGVLILPVDQDTDPYLLAVDAKTGKPRWKVSRPHVISGYSTPTIWRPTTGPAQILIPESFQLTAYSIADGRQLWWVRGLACEMKSVASIDGDTLYVNGWGFGQNQAGTQIPTVDFATGLKRFDKNGDGFVGRDEVSNPAATERMDRMLRPEAGFDAFDGNRDGKLDAKDWDVFRAMLAAENGLMAITLGGSGDMTATAVKWKYLRPVPQVPSTVLYQGVLYMVNDSGILLSFDPKTGNVLKQGRLKGAIDKYFASPIGADGKIWLASQDGTISIVTAKGDWEMVQVNTLDDEVFATPVPADGELFVRTRSALYNFVK; from the coding sequence ATGCTGATGAAGCGCGTGGGACTGGTGGTGGGATTGGCGGCGGTGCTCGGCGTCTCGCTCGGCGCCTCGGAGAATTGGACGCGCTTCCGCGGCCCCAACGGCCTCGGCGTTTCCGACGCCACGAACGTGCCGGTGGATTTCGGTCCCACCAAGAACGTCAAGTGGAAGGCGCCGCTGCCGAACGGCCACTCGTCGCCGGTGCTGACCGACACCCACATCTTCCTGACCGGCCACTCGGCCGAGAAGGACGCGTACAAGCTGTTCGTGCTCGCGCTCGATCGCCAGACCGGCAAGCAGTTGTGGCAGCACGAGGTGCCCCGCCTGCAGCCGGGCCGCCGCGAGAACGTCAACGGGCCGGCATCACCGAGCCCGGTCACCGACGGCACCAACGTCTACTTCTTCTTCCAGGACTTCGGGCTGATCAGCTACACCGCCGACGGCAAGGAGCGCTGGCGCCTGCCGCTTGGGCCGTTCAACATGTTCTACGGCTTCGGCGCGTCGCCGATTCTCGAAGACGGCGTGCTGATCCTGCCGGTCGATCAGGACACCGATCCGTATTTGCTCGCGGTCGATGCGAAGACCGGCAAGCCGCGCTGGAAGGTGTCGCGGCCGCACGTGATTTCCGGTTATTCGACGCCGACCATCTGGCGGCCGACGACCGGCCCCGCGCAGATCCTGATTCCCGAGTCGTTCCAGCTGACCGCCTACTCGATCGCCGACGGCAGGCAGTTGTGGTGGGTGCGAGGCCTCGCCTGTGAGATGAAGTCGGTGGCCAGCATCGACGGCGACACGCTTTACGTCAACGGCTGGGGCTTCGGCCAGAACCAGGCCGGCACGCAGATTCCCACGGTGGACTTCGCCACCGGCCTCAAGCGCTTCGACAAGAACGGCGACGGGTTCGTTGGGCGCGACGAAGTGTCGAACCCGGCGGCGACCGAGCGCATGGACCGCATGCTGCGACCCGAAGCGGGCTTCGACGCGTTCGATGGCAATCGCGACGGCAAGCTGGATGCCAAGGACTGGGACGTCTTCCGCGCCATGCTCGCGGCCGAGAACGGCTTGATGGCCATCACGCTCGGCGGCTCGGGCGACATGACCGCCACCGCAGTGAAGTGGAAGTATCTCCGGCCGGTGCCGCAGGTGCCGTCCACGGTGCTGTACCAGGGCGTGCTCTACATGGTGAACGACAGCGGGATCCTGCTGTCGTTCGACCCGAAGACCGGCAACGTGTTGAAGCAGGGCCGTCTCAAGGGCGCCATCGACAAGTACTTCGCCTCGCCAATTGGCGCCGACGGCAAGATCTGGCTCGCCAGCCAGGACGGCACCATCTCCATCGTCACCGCCAAGGGCGACTGGGAGATGGTGCAGGTCAACACCCTGGACGACGAGGTGTTTGCCACGCCCGTGCCGGCGGATGGTGAGCTGTTCGTGCGCACGCGCAGCGCGTTGTATAACTTCGTGAAGTAG
- a CDS encoding FAD-dependent oxidoreductase has protein sequence MDRRSLLKFGGMAAVGFATQACAPRAAAKPPVTAPLRPPVRLPLVNVAWDRVIRTTIGLRPFRPSGFVLKAATLDSKTIIHNFGHGGSGMSLSWGTASMATDLAMAHTERTAAVMGSGVVGLTTARELQRHGFAVTIYAATVPPDTTSNMSLAGWTPTSGLVDFKSRSAEWDEQFRTAVRIAYRRLQLLTGPKYGITWIMNYAPTDNEMAARGGNVLMPDDIPNPRVLLQPGEHPFPTKYAIERPEMRIEPSIYLDALMNDFLLWGGKVVIRKFETPRDVTTLRENLIINCTGLGAKALFNDPELTPLKGQLSILVPQSEVNYSTSGGGRATATPEAGFIHMMPRSDGIVMGGTSIRDDWTLTVDEKERQRIVEAHIYLFNSMGGSTRT, from the coding sequence ATGGATCGACGATCTCTGCTGAAGTTCGGCGGCATGGCCGCCGTCGGATTCGCCACCCAGGCGTGCGCCCCTCGCGCGGCCGCCAAGCCGCCCGTCACCGCGCCGCTGCGGCCGCCAGTTCGCCTGCCGCTCGTGAACGTGGCCTGGGACCGCGTGATCCGCACCACCATTGGGCTGCGCCCGTTTCGGCCGTCGGGGTTTGTCCTCAAGGCCGCGACCCTCGACAGCAAGACCATCATCCACAACTTCGGCCACGGCGGCTCGGGCATGTCGCTGTCCTGGGGCACCGCGTCGATGGCCACCGACCTGGCGATGGCGCACACCGAGCGGACCGCCGCGGTCATGGGCTCGGGGGTCGTCGGTCTCACAACCGCCCGCGAACTGCAGCGTCACGGCTTTGCGGTGACGATCTACGCGGCGACGGTGCCGCCGGACACCACCTCGAACATGTCTCTGGCCGGTTGGACGCCGACCTCGGGGCTGGTGGACTTCAAGAGCCGCTCCGCCGAGTGGGACGAGCAGTTCCGGACGGCCGTGCGCATTGCGTATCGACGCCTGCAACTGCTGACCGGCCCGAAGTACGGCATCACCTGGATCATGAACTACGCGCCGACCGACAACGAGATGGCGGCGCGTGGCGGCAACGTGCTGATGCCCGACGACATCCCCAACCCGCGGGTGCTGTTGCAGCCCGGCGAGCACCCGTTTCCCACCAAGTATGCGATCGAGCGCCCCGAGATGCGGATCGAGCCTTCGATTTATCTCGACGCGCTGATGAACGACTTCCTGCTCTGGGGCGGCAAGGTCGTGATCCGCAAGTTCGAGACGCCGCGCGACGTCACCACCCTGCGCGAGAACCTGATCATCAATTGCACGGGACTGGGCGCGAAGGCGCTGTTCAACGATCCTGAACTTACGCCGCTGAAGGGGCAGCTGAGCATCCTGGTGCCCCAGTCGGAGGTCAACTACTCGACCAGTGGCGGCGGCCGGGCGACGGCGACGCCCGAGGCCGGGTTCATCCACATGATGCCGCGCTCGGACGGGATCGTGATGGGAGGCACCTCGATCCGTGACGACTGGACGCTGACCGTGGACGAGAAAGAGCGTCAGCGCATCGTCGAGGCGCACATCTACCTGTTCAACTCGATGGGGGGGTCGACGCGGACGTAA
- a CDS encoding prolyl oligopeptidase family serine peptidase, with amino-acid sequence MRSPGFKHEGSSTGVVSYPPSRRGDDVDAYGATQVADPYRWMEDLESPEVAQWVAAQNAVTRAHLDGLPHRAPLVSRLTELWNYSRSSVPVVENGTLFYSRNSGLERQAPVYLRRGVDGEPTLVLDPNVLSPDGSVSLAHYAPSPDATLLAYACARGGADWETIRIRDLVTGHDREDEVHWVRFSDLSWTRDSRGFFYSRYPEPPSHKVLEAALSGQAIYYHRLGTPQADDELVYQRLDHPAWIVNGTVTENGRYLLIRTYRGADHNNQLHYLELGDRPRRAGTIVPVVETLDAEYSPIGAYGSRIYLRSDKDAPNRRVIAIDLEDPAPAAWKTVVPEQDQAIEGAVIAGGRVIVHYLDHVQSRVRVFGLDGRPEGDLALPGVGTVAALEGRAAAPDVWVSFSSPLVPGTVHHYDADTQLLRAFEPPVSPIDASRYETRALFASSKDGTRVPFFLTARKGLVLDGSHPTMMYGYGGFSISVLPGYRPDVPAWLELGGIFVSVNMRGGAEYGESWHLAGSLEKKQNVFDDFIAVAEQLIRERYTSPSRLGMMGGSNGGLLVGAVMEQRPDLFAVAMPAVGVMDMLRYDRFTGGRLWATEYGSASDPAQFPFLFNYSPLHNLRAGTCYPATLVTTADHDDRVVPSHSFKFTAALQSAQGCDRPTLIRVETQGSHGYRPTDKLIEEKADQWAFAAAHLTSASTPPSS; translated from the coding sequence GTGCGATCACCAGGGTTCAAGCACGAGGGTTCGAGCACGGGGGTTGTCTCTTATCCACCCTCCCGGCGGGGCGACGACGTTGACGCGTACGGGGCGACGCAGGTCGCCGATCCGTATCGCTGGATGGAAGACCTCGAGTCACCCGAGGTCGCGCAGTGGGTGGCCGCGCAGAACGCGGTCACGCGCGCGCACCTCGACGGCCTGCCGCACCGCGCGCCCCTCGTAAGCCGGCTCACCGAACTCTGGAACTACTCGCGCAGCAGCGTGCCGGTCGTCGAGAACGGCACGCTGTTCTACTCGCGCAACAGTGGGCTGGAGCGACAGGCGCCGGTCTACCTGCGCCGGGGCGTGGACGGCGAGCCCACGCTGGTGCTCGATCCCAATGTCCTGTCGCCAGACGGTTCGGTCTCGCTCGCGCACTACGCACCATCGCCGGACGCGACGCTGCTCGCGTACGCCTGCGCCAGGGGCGGCGCGGATTGGGAGACGATTCGCATCCGCGATCTGGTAACCGGCCACGATCGTGAAGACGAAGTGCACTGGGTCCGGTTTTCGGACCTGTCGTGGACCCGCGACTCGCGCGGCTTCTTCTATTCCCGCTACCCTGAGCCGCCGTCGCACAAGGTGCTCGAAGCCGCGCTCTCGGGCCAGGCTATCTACTATCACCGGCTCGGCACGCCCCAGGCGGATGACGAGCTAGTCTACCAGCGACTCGATCACCCCGCGTGGATTGTGAATGGCACGGTCACCGAGAACGGCCGGTACCTGCTCATTCGCACCTACCGCGGCGCCGACCACAACAACCAGCTGCACTACCTGGAACTGGGCGATCGGCCGCGGCGGGCGGGCACGATTGTCCCGGTGGTCGAGACCCTCGACGCCGAGTACTCGCCAATCGGCGCCTACGGCTCACGGATCTACCTCCGCAGCGACAAGGACGCACCCAACCGCCGCGTGATCGCCATCGACCTGGAAGACCCCGCCCCCGCCGCTTGGAAGACCGTGGTCCCGGAACAGGACCAGGCGATCGAAGGCGCCGTCATCGCCGGCGGCCGGGTGATCGTGCATTACCTCGATCACGTGCAGAGCCGCGTGCGCGTGTTCGGCCTGGACGGCCGGCCCGAAGGCGACCTCGCTCTTCCCGGTGTCGGAACGGTCGCGGCACTCGAGGGCCGCGCCGCCGCCCCGGATGTGTGGGTGAGCTTCAGCTCTCCACTCGTGCCTGGCACCGTGCATCACTACGACGCCGACACGCAGTTGCTGCGCGCGTTTGAACCGCCCGTGTCGCCAATCGACGCCTCGCGCTACGAGACCCGCGCCCTGTTTGCCTCGTCGAAGGATGGCACGCGCGTGCCGTTCTTTCTCACGGCGCGCAAGGGCCTCGTGCTCGACGGCTCGCATCCCACGATGATGTACGGCTACGGCGGCTTCTCGATCAGCGTCCTGCCCGGCTATCGGCCCGACGTCCCAGCCTGGCTCGAGCTGGGCGGCATTTTCGTGTCGGTCAACATGCGCGGTGGCGCGGAATACGGCGAGTCGTGGCACCTCGCCGGGTCGCTCGAGAAGAAGCAGAACGTGTTCGACGACTTCATTGCCGTTGCGGAACAACTGATTCGCGAACGCTATACCAGCCCGTCACGACTCGGAATGATGGGGGGCTCGAACGGCGGCCTGTTGGTGGGCGCGGTGATGGAACAGCGTCCCGACCTGTTCGCGGTCGCGATGCCCGCGGTCGGCGTCATGGACATGCTGCGCTACGACCGTTTCACCGGCGGACGCCTATGGGCCACCGAGTATGGCTCCGCCTCGGATCCGGCGCAGTTTCCGTTCTTGTTCAACTACTCGCCGCTGCACAACCTGAGGGCTGGCACCTGCTACCCGGCGACCCTCGTCACGACCGCCGATCACGACGACCGGGTCGTGCCCAGCCACTCGTTCAAGTTCACGGCGGCGCTGCAGTCGGCGCAGGGGTGCGACCGGCCGACGCTGATCCGCGTCGAGACCCAGGGCTCACACGGCTACCGCCCCACCGACAAGTTGATTGAGGAAAAAGCGGATCAGTGGGCGTTCGCCGCCGCCCACCTTACGTCCGCGTCGACCCCCCCATCGAGTTGA
- a CDS encoding M20/M25/M40 family metallo-hydrolase, whose amino-acid sequence MRVTLLAVALLSTSLLAQNPAPPDWAKVEEETLRHFQAILKMDSSDPPGKEDHVVAYLKQVLEADGIPVQTYAMEAHRPNLVARIKGSGKQRPLLLMGHSDTVNVDPKKWTHPPFGAVRDGGYVYGRGTVDDKDNVIANVMTMLMLKRLNVKLDRDVILLIEAGEEGSSRLGIQFMANQHWPEIDAEFCYAEGGGVTRTGGEVKFARVQTVEKIPRAITVTAKGVAGHGSVPLETNALAHLGEAVGAIAAWTPPMRINETTAAYFKRLATVSSPEEAARYRDVLSPDPKISGPADAYLRKNEPSHWSMLRTSLSPTMISGGYRTNVIPSEGTATIDTRLAPDEDPAKFLELVKQVVNDPQVDVSYGARDTRPPTPTAKLDSDAFKAIEANITKHYKAITLPTMSTGATDMAFLRQKGMQCYGIGPALDSEDGPKGFGAHSDQERILESELYRFVRFTWDAVVDLARAK is encoded by the coding sequence ATGCGCGTCACACTGCTTGCGGTCGCCCTGCTCTCCACCTCGCTTCTCGCCCAGAATCCGGCGCCACCCGACTGGGCCAAGGTCGAGGAAGAAACCCTTCGCCACTTCCAGGCCATCCTCAAGATGGACTCGTCCGACCCTCCCGGCAAGGAGGATCACGTGGTCGCGTACCTGAAGCAGGTGCTCGAGGCCGACGGCATTCCCGTGCAGACCTACGCCATGGAAGCGCACCGGCCCAACCTGGTGGCCCGGATCAAGGGCAGCGGCAAGCAGCGGCCCCTGCTGTTGATGGGGCACAGCGACACCGTGAACGTCGACCCGAAGAAGTGGACCCATCCGCCCTTCGGCGCGGTCCGCGATGGCGGCTACGTCTACGGCCGCGGCACCGTCGACGACAAGGACAACGTCATCGCCAACGTGATGACCATGCTGATGCTGAAGCGGCTGAACGTGAAGCTGGATCGCGACGTGATCCTGCTGATCGAGGCCGGCGAAGAAGGCTCGTCGCGGCTGGGCATCCAGTTCATGGCCAACCAGCATTGGCCCGAGATCGACGCCGAGTTCTGCTACGCGGAAGGCGGCGGCGTCACCCGGACCGGGGGTGAGGTGAAGTTCGCGCGCGTCCAGACCGTGGAGAAGATCCCGCGGGCGATCACGGTCACGGCCAAGGGTGTCGCCGGGCATGGTTCGGTCCCGCTCGAAACCAACGCCCTCGCCCACCTGGGCGAGGCGGTCGGCGCGATCGCGGCGTGGACGCCGCCCATGCGCATCAACGAAACCACGGCCGCGTACTTCAAGCGGCTGGCCACGGTATCGTCTCCCGAAGAGGCGGCGCGGTATCGCGACGTCCTCAGTCCCGACCCCAAGATCTCGGGGCCGGCCGACGCGTACCTGCGCAAGAACGAGCCCAGCCACTGGTCGATGTTGCGCACGTCGCTGTCGCCGACGATGATCTCGGGCGGCTATCGGACCAACGTGATCCCGTCCGAGGGCACGGCGACCATCGACACCCGCCTGGCGCCCGACGAAGACCCGGCCAAGTTTCTCGAGCTGGTGAAGCAGGTGGTGAACGACCCGCAGGTGGACGTGAGTTACGGCGCGCGCGATACCCGGCCGCCGACGCCCACCGCCAAGCTCGACTCCGACGCCTTCAAGGCGATCGAGGCCAACATCACCAAGCACTACAAGGCGATCACGCTGCCGACCATGAGCACCGGCGCCACCGACATGGCGTTCCTGCGCCAGAAGGGCATGCAGTGCTACGGCATTGGCCCCGCACTCGACAGCGAAGACGGCCCCAAGGGCTTCGGCGCGCACAGCGACCAGGAGCGCATTCTCGAGAGCGAGCTCTATCGCTTTGTCCGCTTCACGTGGGATGCCGTGGTCGATCTCGCGCGCGCGAAGTAG
- a CDS encoding ABC transporter permease — MNIDDLRQDLRHSVRGLLRAPAFTIITILTLALGIGANTAIFSIVNGVILRPLGYPQPDQLMYLTTQFPAFGFLQFWVSPPEYFEFREINQSFSSVGAFTTGEVNLTAGDRPLRVRSASVDDQLMTALGVQPIQGRLFGKGETDLTGPPPQPGAPPPQLPAVLLLSHGLWQSAFGGRPMVGELIEVNGMRREVIGIMPPGADVMDNRTEIWMPLGLNPGNRQNRGSHFLYLIGRLKDGVTPQAAQIELEALIQNWGERVGVKSRHVFAPLPKTAEERKTNFGHILQMKPVQDEVIGSASRSIWVLQAAVGFVLLIACANLANLLLARAETRHREFAVRTALGAGRGRLLRQFMTEGVLLSMAGGTLGLIFAQAGVAALLRAYPNSLPRTSEVTVDPLVLIFTFGVSIATGIIFGFAPIMHTRVQGLVTALKEGGAKGATGAARHHVRRGLVMVEVALAVMLVIGAGLLLRTVYNLSTVDSGFDRSRLVTFSLTLPTANYPQPDARGQMYQGILEKLRGLPGVQGASAMSGLPPNRPLNANDTDIDNYTAPPEGPFENIDYYQQVMTDYFETMGIPIVQGRGFQPSDAASAGLVAIVNETLVNTFWKDQNPIGQRLRPSSQLGDKAPWFTVIGVARDVKQGGVDQKTGHEFYALVDQVATAGPPFNFVPGTMNMVLRTTLPAASLSQSIEGVIREADRTVPVVRLQEMNAVFDEAIRRPRLLAQLLGAFAGLALLLAAIGTYGVLSYMVAERRREIGIRMALGADQASVMGQVLKQGLTLTTIGIVAGLAGAFALNRLIASLLFGVQPTDPTTLVAVTATITLVAAVACWIPAWRASRVDPNVVLRDD; from the coding sequence ATGAACATCGATGACCTTCGCCAGGATCTTCGTCATTCGGTTCGCGGCCTGCTGCGCGCCCCGGCCTTTACCATCATCACGATCCTGACGCTGGCCCTCGGCATTGGCGCCAACACCGCCATCTTCTCGATCGTCAACGGCGTGATCCTGCGTCCGCTGGGCTATCCCCAGCCCGACCAGTTGATGTACCTCACCACGCAGTTTCCGGCGTTCGGCTTCCTGCAGTTCTGGGTGTCGCCGCCCGAGTATTTCGAGTTCCGCGAGATCAACCAGTCGTTTTCGTCGGTTGGCGCGTTTACGACCGGCGAAGTGAACCTGACGGCCGGCGACCGGCCGCTGCGGGTCCGGTCGGCGTCGGTGGATGACCAGCTGATGACGGCGCTGGGGGTCCAGCCGATCCAGGGCCGGTTGTTCGGCAAGGGCGAGACGGACCTGACGGGCCCGCCGCCGCAACCCGGCGCGCCACCGCCGCAGCTGCCGGCGGTGCTGCTGCTGTCGCACGGCCTGTGGCAGTCGGCGTTTGGCGGGCGGCCCATGGTCGGCGAGCTGATCGAGGTGAACGGCATGCGCCGCGAGGTGATCGGCATCATGCCGCCAGGCGCCGATGTCATGGACAACCGCACCGAGATCTGGATGCCGCTCGGGCTCAATCCCGGCAACCGCCAGAACCGCGGCAGCCACTTCCTGTACCTGATCGGCCGTCTCAAGGACGGCGTGACGCCGCAGGCGGCGCAGATCGAACTCGAGGCGTTGATCCAGAACTGGGGCGAGCGCGTCGGTGTGAAGAGCCGCCACGTGTTTGCGCCGCTGCCGAAGACCGCGGAGGAGCGCAAGACCAACTTCGGCCACATCCTGCAGATGAAGCCGGTGCAGGACGAAGTGATTGGCAGCGCCAGCCGTTCGATCTGGGTGCTGCAGGCCGCCGTCGGCTTCGTGCTGCTGATTGCCTGCGCCAACCTCGCCAACCTCCTGCTCGCGCGCGCCGAGACGCGCCATCGCGAGTTTGCGGTCCGCACGGCGCTTGGTGCCGGCCGTGGCCGGTTGCTGCGGCAGTTCATGACCGAGGGCGTGCTGCTGTCGATGGCCGGCGGCACGCTGGGCTTGATCTTCGCGCAAGCCGGTGTGGCGGCGCTGCTGCGCGCCTACCCGAACAGCCTGCCGCGCACGAGCGAAGTGACGGTCGATCCGCTGGTGTTGATCTTCACGTTTGGCGTGTCGATTGCCACTGGCATCATCTTCGGCTTCGCGCCGATCATGCATACGCGCGTGCAGGGCCTCGTCACCGCCCTCAAGGAGGGCGGCGCCAAGGGCGCAACCGGCGCGGCGCGCCACCACGTCCGCCGCGGCCTGGTGATGGTGGAAGTGGCGCTGGCGGTGATGCTGGTGATCGGCGCCGGGCTGCTGCTGCGCACCGTCTACAACCTGTCCACCGTCGACAGCGGCTTCGATCGATCGCGGCTGGTCACCTTCTCACTGACGCTGCCGACGGCCAACTATCCGCAGCCAGACGCCCGCGGCCAGATGTACCAGGGCATTCTCGAAAAGCTGCGCGGGCTGCCCGGGGTGCAGGGCGCCAGTGCCATGTCGGGGCTGCCGCCAAACCGTCCGCTCAACGCCAACGATACCGACATCGACAACTACACGGCGCCGCCCGAAGGGCCGTTCGAGAACATCGACTACTACCAGCAGGTGATGACCGACTACTTCGAGACTATGGGCATTCCGATTGTCCAGGGACGCGGCTTCCAACCAAGCGACGCCGCCTCGGCCGGCCTGGTCGCGATCGTTAACGAAACGCTCGTGAACACCTTCTGGAAAGACCAGAACCCGATTGGCCAGCGCCTGCGCCCGAGTTCGCAGCTGGGCGACAAGGCGCCGTGGTTCACGGTGATCGGTGTGGCCAGGGACGTGAAGCAGGGCGGGGTGGACCAGAAGACCGGCCACGAGTTCTATGCGCTCGTCGACCAGGTGGCCACCGCCGGCCCGCCGTTCAATTTCGTGCCCGGCACGATGAACATGGTGCTGCGGACGACGCTGCCCGCCGCGTCGCTGTCGCAAAGCATCGAGGGGGTCATTCGCGAAGCCGACCGCACGGTCCCGGTCGTCCGGCTCCAGGAAATGAACGCGGTGTTTGACGAGGCCATCCGGCGGCCGCGGCTGCTCGCGCAGTTGCTCGGCGCGTTTGCCGGGCTGGCGCTGCTGCTGGCGGCGATCGGCACCTACGGCGTGTTGTCCTACATGGTGGCGGAACGCCGCCGCGAAATCGGCATCCGCATGGCGCTTGGCGCCGATCAAGCAAGCGTGATGGGGCAGGTGCTGAAGCAGGGCCTCACCCTCACCACGATCGGCATCGTCGCCGGGCTGGCCGGCGCGTTCGCACTCAATCGCCTGATCGCGTCGCTGCTGTTCGGCGTGCAGCCCACCGATCCCACGACACTGGTGGCCGTGACTGCGACGATCACGCTGGTGGCTGCCGTCGCCTGCTGGATCCCCGCCTGGCGCGCGTCGCGCGTCGATCCGAACGTTGTGCTGCGCGACGACTAG
- a CDS encoding VWA domain-containing protein, with translation MVRLIVLLAALSFVASAQEPPAPPPGLELHIVSPEPDFYVSGPTLLKAEIRPKMLATRVAQLLFFADGKQVCNVLDPIAAECMWDAGDEIRPHVFRVVANLIGGGRMVASARTKGLEQVEKVNVEVVQVTAVVTDHNRFVAGLPPTAFRLLEDGKPQVLGHFSAEGSPLEIVVAIDVSESMTPAMPQLKNAVKKFLGALGPKDQVTLVAFNDNMFTLTRRETSVAQRTRAVDRLAPWGGTALYDVIVRGVQQLSRAAGRRVLVVFSDGDDRSSHATINAVEKAVRANDATLFMVALGRGVREAQLKSGIERMVNLSGGRALFVERSDQLDQPFTEILEELSNQYMLGYESTNPRRDGAWREVKIEVPGTDYEVRARQGYRAPGS, from the coding sequence ATGGTTCGATTGATTGTCCTGCTCGCGGCGCTCTCGTTCGTCGCCTCCGCCCAGGAACCGCCGGCGCCGCCGCCAGGGCTCGAGCTCCACATCGTGTCGCCGGAGCCCGACTTCTATGTGAGCGGCCCGACGTTGCTCAAGGCCGAGATCCGTCCGAAGATGCTGGCCACCCGCGTCGCGCAGCTGCTGTTCTTTGCCGACGGCAAGCAGGTGTGCAACGTGCTGGATCCGATTGCCGCCGAGTGCATGTGGGATGCCGGCGACGAAATTCGCCCACACGTCTTTCGCGTCGTCGCCAACCTGATTGGCGGCGGCCGCATGGTCGCCAGCGCGCGCACCAAGGGGCTCGAGCAAGTCGAGAAGGTAAATGTCGAAGTGGTCCAGGTCACCGCCGTCGTGACCGACCACAACCGCTTCGTCGCGGGCCTGCCGCCGACGGCGTTCCGGCTGCTCGAGGACGGCAAGCCCCAGGTGCTCGGGCACTTCTCGGCGGAAGGGTCCCCGCTCGAGATCGTGGTCGCGATCGACGTCAGCGAGAGCATGACGCCGGCCATGCCGCAGCTGAAGAACGCGGTCAAGAAATTCCTGGGCGCGCTCGGGCCGAAAGACCAGGTCACGCTGGTCGCCTTCAACGACAACATGTTCACGCTCACCCGCCGCGAAACCAGCGTGGCGCAGCGGACGCGGGCCGTCGATCGGCTGGCGCCCTGGGGCGGCACCGCGCTCTACGACGTGATCGTGCGAGGGGTACAGCAGTTGTCGCGCGCCGCCGGCCGCCGCGTGCTGGTGGTGTTCAGCGACGGCGACGACCGCTCGAGCCACGCCACCATCAACGCGGTCGAGAAGGCGGTCCGCGCCAACGACGCCACGCTGTTCATGGTGGCGCTCGGCCGCGGCGTCAGGGAGGCACAACTCAAGTCGGGCATCGAGCGCATGGTCAACCTGAGCGGCGGGCGCGCGTTGTTCGTGGAGCGCAGCGATCAGCTTGACCAGCCCTTCACCGAGATCCTCGAGGAACTGTCCAACCAGTACATGCTCGGGTACGAATCGACCAACCCCAGGCGGGATGGCGCCTGGCGCGAGGTCAAGATCGAGGTGCCCGGCACCGACTACGAAGTGCGCGCGCGCCAGGGTTATCGCGCGCCGGGGTCCTAG
- a CDS encoding VWA domain-containing protein: MAKIIVALLIALPFLDQRPVDLRGNSFRASSELVTTAVTVRDAEGRLVKDLTQADFTIEEDSAPQRITQFSKERVPVSLSLTLDISDSMRGQRIADARAALAIFLDQLLAPEDEAALLGFNHEARMLAPWTTERGGMRTTLDGIIPSGGTALYDAIDVSLPLFESRLHPRAAILLVSDGADTASDATPTLLKYKLVRSDVFLYAIGIDSLDARNSQRINQYTLGELTAQGGGYTEIIRNATELGPATERIAEELNHQYMIGYTPATRGDGKLHTVRVKVANASYKVRARRGVVR; this comes from the coding sequence ATGGCCAAGATCATCGTCGCCCTGCTGATCGCGCTGCCGTTCCTGGATCAACGGCCGGTCGACCTTCGCGGCAACAGTTTCCGCGCCTCGTCTGAGCTCGTGACCACCGCCGTCACCGTCCGCGACGCCGAGGGCCGGTTGGTGAAAGACCTCACGCAGGCCGACTTCACCATTGAAGAAGACAGTGCACCGCAGCGCATCACGCAGTTCAGCAAGGAGCGGGTTCCGGTCAGCCTGTCGCTGACCCTCGACATCAGCGACAGCATGCGCGGCCAGCGCATTGCCGACGCGCGCGCGGCGCTCGCCATTTTTCTCGACCAGCTGCTGGCGCCCGAAGACGAGGCGGCGCTGCTGGGCTTCAACCACGAAGCGCGGATGCTGGCGCCGTGGACGACCGAACGTGGCGGCATGCGCACCACCCTCGACGGGATCATCCCGTCAGGCGGCACGGCCCTGTACGACGCGATCGACGTGTCGTTGCCGCTGTTCGAGTCGCGGCTGCACCCGCGGGCGGCCATCCTGCTCGTGTCGGACGGCGCCGACACCGCCAGCGACGCCACCCCGACGCTGCTGAAGTACAAGCTGGTGCGCAGCGACGTGTTCCTCTACGCCATCGGCATCGACTCGCTCGACGCCCGCAACTCACAGCGCATCAACCAGTACACGCTGGGCGAGTTGACCGCGCAGGGCGGCGGCTACACCGAGATCATTCGCAACGCGACCGAGCTGGGCCCGGCGACCGAGCGCATTGCCGAAGAACTGAATCACCAGTACATGATCGGCTACACGCCCGCGACCCGCGGCGACGGCAAGCTGCACACGGTCAGGGTCAAGGTCGCGAACGCAAGTTACAAGGTCCGCGCCCGCCGGGGGGTTGTTCGGTAG